A genomic window from Micromonospora ferruginea includes:
- a CDS encoding UbiD family decarboxylase has translation MTAPALCLRAAVAEVRGVEPGRYHERRHLPLDAVAADYARRYAGVPATPRAVEEDVVHYRSAGPDGLPVLLGLYGDGDRVRRWLPGYPTRVTRRAVRRLLGATRAPLAGTRSADHRPVDLTSLPALRATPRDAGAYLTTGAVLARDGGETAFSVHRMLVLDRERLTLWTVPGRTLGRLYEQARRGGRRLPVSINIGIAPAAMIASAVNARFLPAGVDKLALAGALAGAPLGLADAVTQPVPVLAGAEIVLEGHLDGTTADETLDGRVAGSLPEFLGYHGRAQSGLPVVTVTGMTVRPGAVFQAVVGPGREQSVILGLAGALSVQLAGRGRYWDLVRDLHLSPAGGGMLTLVAGLRKRSPGDDAAPGRLAREVFDAHPFAKLVVFTDDDVDVRCAEDVLWAMSTRSNLGADCGTFADFPPLPMDPSQSDAWRAERGPAGRSWVDATVPYRLRPDAERAFVPGPVPVTRRRGR, from the coding sequence CGCCGCCACCTGCCGCTCGACGCGGTGGCCGCCGACTACGCCCGCCGGTACGCCGGGGTGCCGGCCACGCCCCGCGCCGTCGAGGAGGACGTGGTCCACTACCGGTCGGCCGGCCCGGACGGGCTGCCGGTGCTGCTCGGCCTCTACGGCGACGGGGACCGGGTCCGCCGCTGGCTGCCCGGCTACCCGACCCGGGTGACCCGCCGGGCGGTACGCCGGCTGCTCGGCGCCACCCGGGCGCCGCTGGCCGGGACCCGGTCGGCGGACCACCGGCCGGTCGACCTCACCTCGCTGCCGGCGCTGCGGGCGACGCCCCGGGACGCCGGCGCCTACCTGACCACCGGCGCGGTGCTGGCCCGCGACGGCGGCGAGACCGCGTTCTCCGTACACCGGATGTTGGTGCTCGACCGCGAGCGGCTGACGCTGTGGACGGTGCCCGGCCGCACCCTGGGCCGCCTGTACGAGCAGGCGCGCCGTGGAGGCCGCCGCCTGCCGGTGTCGATCAACATCGGCATCGCTCCGGCGGCCATGATCGCCTCGGCGGTCAACGCCCGGTTCCTGCCCGCCGGTGTCGACAAGCTCGCGCTGGCCGGCGCGCTGGCCGGCGCGCCGTTGGGCCTCGCGGACGCGGTGACCCAGCCGGTGCCGGTGCTCGCCGGCGCGGAGATCGTGCTGGAGGGTCACCTCGACGGGACCACCGCCGACGAGACGCTCGACGGCCGGGTGGCCGGCTCGCTGCCGGAGTTCCTCGGCTACCACGGCCGGGCGCAGTCCGGCCTGCCGGTGGTCACGGTGACCGGGATGACCGTGCGGCCCGGCGCGGTGTTCCAGGCGGTCGTCGGGCCGGGCCGGGAACAATCGGTGATCCTCGGCCTGGCCGGCGCGCTGTCGGTGCAGCTCGCCGGCCGGGGGCGCTACTGGGACCTGGTCCGGGACCTGCACCTCAGTCCGGCCGGGGGTGGCATGCTCACGCTCGTGGCCGGCCTGCGCAAGCGCTCACCGGGGGACGACGCCGCGCCGGGCCGGCTGGCCCGGGAGGTGTTCGACGCCCACCCGTTCGCCAAGCTCGTCGTGTTCACCGACGACGACGTGGACGTGCGCTGCGCCGAGGACGTGTTGTGGGCGATGTCCACCCGGTCCAACCTGGGTGCCGACTGCGGCACCTTCGCCGACTTCCCGCCGCTGCCGATGGACCCGTCGCAGAGCGACGCCTGGCGGGCGGAGCGGGGACCCGCCGGGCGGTCCTGGGTGGACGCCACGGTGCCGTACCGCCTGCGACCGGACGCCGAGCGGGCCTTCGTGCCGGGCCCGGTCCCGGTCACCCGGCGGCGCGGGCGGTGA
- a CDS encoding DUF1501 domain-containing protein: MDVLTRRRFLVASGVVGATALAGGGAAVRLTDLFATAGDRDPEARTLVLVTLYGGNDGLNTVVPYADPAYRDARPELAHSAEEVLKLDDGFGLNPALAGLHRAYGDGRLAVVRGVGYPKPDRSHFRSMDIWHTAQPDRPGNTGWLGRWLDHAGADPRLAVSFESALPPLLAGERGAGASVPVGEQRTAAGLPASTLAALGVAAPGESPARARAAACFTDLRSVDEMIRAVREAPDGGGPDDDGETAPATATGGARASLEAQLDLVAQCVEAGVSTRVFSVSLGGFDTHADEKQLQQVLLGMLDTALSRFHTRMAGSEAGRKVVTAVYSEFGRRVAANGSDGTDHGTASNMLLLGAPVRGGLYGEPPSLTDLDDGDLKFHTDFRDVYATLLTDVLDTDPGAVLAGWKGHLTGVL, translated from the coding sequence ATGGACGTCCTGACCCGACGACGGTTCCTGGTGGCCAGCGGGGTGGTCGGCGCGACCGCCCTGGCCGGCGGCGGCGCCGCGGTCCGCCTCACCGACCTGTTCGCCACCGCCGGCGACCGGGACCCGGAGGCCCGCACCCTGGTCCTGGTCACGCTCTACGGCGGCAACGACGGCCTGAACACCGTCGTCCCGTACGCCGATCCGGCCTACCGTGACGCGCGACCCGAGCTGGCCCACTCGGCGGAGGAGGTGTTGAAGCTGGACGACGGGTTCGGCCTCAACCCGGCGCTGGCCGGCCTGCACCGGGCGTACGGCGACGGCCGGCTCGCGGTGGTCCGCGGCGTGGGCTACCCGAAGCCGGACCGCAGCCACTTCCGGTCGATGGACATCTGGCACACCGCGCAGCCGGACCGGCCCGGTAACACCGGCTGGCTCGGCCGCTGGCTCGACCACGCCGGTGCCGACCCCCGGCTGGCCGTCTCGTTCGAGTCGGCGCTGCCCCCGCTGCTCGCCGGCGAGCGCGGCGCGGGCGCGTCGGTGCCGGTGGGCGAGCAGCGGACGGCCGCCGGGTTGCCCGCGTCCACGCTTGCCGCGCTCGGGGTCGCCGCGCCGGGGGAATCACCGGCCCGGGCCCGCGCGGCGGCGTGCTTCACGGACCTGCGCTCGGTCGACGAGATGATCCGCGCGGTCCGCGAGGCGCCGGACGGCGGCGGGCCGGACGACGACGGCGAGACCGCCCCGGCCACCGCCACCGGCGGCGCCCGAGCCTCGCTGGAGGCGCAGCTCGACCTGGTCGCGCAGTGCGTGGAGGCGGGGGTGTCGACCCGGGTCTTCTCCGTCTCCCTCGGCGGGTTCGACACGCACGCCGACGAGAAGCAGCTCCAGCAGGTGCTGCTCGGCATGCTGGACACGGCACTGAGCCGCTTCCACACCCGGATGGCGGGCTCCGAGGCCGGCCGCAAGGTGGTCACGGCGGTCTACTCGGAGTTCGGGCGCCGGGTCGCCGCCAACGGCTCGGACGGCACCGACCACGGCACCGCCTCGAACATGCTGCTGCTCGGAGCGCCGGTGCGCGGCGGCCTGTACGGGGAGCCGCCCAGCCTCACCGACCTCGACGACGGCGACCTGAAGTTCCACACCGACTTCCGCGACGTCTACGCGACGCTGCTCACCGACGTCCTCGACACCGACCCGGGAGCGGTCCTCGCCGGCTGGAAGGGCCACCTCACCGGAGTGCTCTGA
- a CDS encoding DUF1800 domain-containing protein, with protein sequence MTEREAVAHLLRRATFGPTAQEVDAAERAGYAATLDRLLAPEGTDRGATATPPPALGADPAGQLGKGASREQRQQVNRERREQVTTLTGWWLERMIAAEHQAGEKLLFFWHGHWATSVQKVRSAPLMLRQLDTLRRHGTGPLGPLVDAMLRDPALIRWLDGQKNSRRAPNENLARESMELFTLGVGNGYTEADVKEGARALTGWTVDRSTGAARFEPRRHDPGPKTILGRQAAFDTGSYATLLAGRPETARYVAGRLWFRYAGTHTPPPDDLAAPDTVGTLRRIFTAPAFAQTRDTLVKQPVEWLVGAARQLGVRPSGLPEQGRRRILAGLNALDQVPLRPPSVGGWPAGAAWLTTSSLQARMRLADLLAQSAAPAVLARLDAAPPAGRPDALARLLVVDTWSDRTRAALTPLAGQPRKLLTAGLVSPEYAVS encoded by the coding sequence ATGACGGAACGGGAAGCGGTGGCGCACCTGCTGCGCCGGGCAACCTTCGGACCGACCGCGCAGGAGGTGGACGCCGCCGAGCGGGCCGGGTACGCCGCGACGCTCGACCGGCTGCTCGCCCCCGAGGGCACGGACCGCGGCGCGACCGCGACGCCCCCACCCGCACTGGGCGCCGATCCGGCCGGGCAACTGGGCAAGGGCGCCAGCCGGGAGCAGCGCCAGCAGGTCAACCGCGAGCGCCGCGAGCAGGTCACCACGCTCACCGGCTGGTGGCTGGAACGGATGATCGCCGCCGAGCACCAGGCCGGGGAGAAACTGCTCTTCTTCTGGCACGGGCACTGGGCGACGAGCGTGCAGAAGGTCCGTTCCGCGCCGCTGATGCTGCGCCAACTGGACACCCTGCGCCGCCACGGAACGGGCCCCCTCGGGCCGCTCGTCGACGCGATGCTGCGGGACCCGGCGCTGATCCGGTGGCTCGACGGCCAGAAGAACAGCCGCCGGGCGCCGAACGAGAACCTGGCGCGGGAGTCCATGGAGCTGTTCACCCTCGGCGTCGGCAACGGCTACACCGAGGCCGACGTCAAGGAGGGGGCCCGGGCGCTGACCGGCTGGACGGTGGACCGGTCCACCGGCGCCGCCCGCTTCGAGCCCCGCCGGCACGACCCCGGCCCCAAGACCATCCTCGGCCGGCAGGCCGCCTTCGACACCGGCTCGTACGCGACGCTGCTCGCCGGGCGCCCGGAAACCGCACGGTACGTCGCGGGCCGGCTCTGGTTCCGCTACGCCGGGACGCACACTCCCCCGCCGGACGACCTCGCCGCCCCGGACACGGTCGGCACGCTACGGCGGATCTTCACCGCACCGGCCTTCGCGCAGACCCGCGACACGCTGGTCAAGCAGCCCGTCGAGTGGCTCGTCGGCGCGGCCCGACAGCTCGGCGTACGGCCGTCCGGGCTGCCCGAGCAGGGCCGGCGGCGGATCCTGGCCGGGCTGAACGCGCTGGACCAGGTGCCGCTGCGCCCACCGAGCGTCGGCGGCTGGCCGGCCGGCGCCGCCTGGCTCACCACCTCGTCGTTGCAGGCCAGGATGCGGCTGGCGGACCTGCTGGCGCAGTCGGCCGCGCCGGCCGTGCTGGCCCGGCTGGACGCCGCGCCGCCCGCCGGACGCCCCGACGCGCTGGCGCGCCTGCTGGTCGTCGACACGTGGAGCGATCGCACCCGGGCGGCCCTCACCCCGCTCGCCGGGCAGCCGCGGAAGCTGCTGACGGCCGGCCTGGTCAGCCCCGAGTACGCGGTCAGTTGA
- a CDS encoding M23 family metallopeptidase encodes MILSGEPRAGHGDPPPGDLGGIAYLRGLSRRGFLTSAALAASGVSAAFALLPDTARAAGGYQRPCGNVRISSSWQDHRNRTPPSGEPGTDYAVGTGTPVVAAANGTIRLVKTDTSTATGRVVGMAHDDGNYTRHLHLSRIAVSTGQRVSRGQTIAYSGSSANGSDSGVGPHVHTSLWLNTGGPTNFGATVDFENHVGDVTDPNPPDQEVADVFIANVRGNWYLVVPQGTAKPRAVVLGGDSNAAASGLPVLNFTWDPSINALRAAVDGIG; translated from the coding sequence ATGATCCTCAGTGGCGAGCCGCGCGCGGGCCACGGCGACCCGCCGCCGGGGGACCTCGGCGGGATCGCCTATCTGCGGGGCCTGTCGAGGCGGGGGTTCCTCACCAGTGCCGCGTTGGCGGCCTCCGGGGTGTCGGCCGCCTTCGCGCTGCTGCCCGACACCGCCCGCGCCGCCGGCGGCTACCAGCGGCCGTGCGGCAACGTCCGGATCTCCAGCTCGTGGCAGGACCACCGGAACCGGACGCCGCCGTCGGGTGAGCCGGGCACCGACTACGCGGTGGGCACCGGAACGCCCGTGGTGGCCGCGGCGAACGGCACCATCCGCCTCGTGAAGACCGACACCTCCACCGCGACCGGGCGGGTGGTGGGGATGGCCCACGACGACGGCAACTACACCCGGCACCTGCACCTGTCGCGGATCGCCGTCTCCACCGGCCAACGCGTGTCGCGGGGCCAGACGATCGCCTACTCCGGCTCGTCGGCGAACGGCAGCGACTCCGGGGTGGGGCCGCACGTGCACACCAGCCTCTGGCTGAACACCGGTGGCCCGACCAACTTCGGCGCGACCGTCGACTTCGAGAACCACGTCGGGGACGTCACCGACCCGAACCCGCCGGACCAGGAGGTAGCTGACGTGTTCATCGCGAACGTGAGGGGCAACTGGTATCTCGTCGTCCCCCAGGGCACGGCCAAACCGCGGGCGGTGGTGCTCGGTGGCGACAGCAACGCCGCCGCGTCGGGCCTCCCCGTGCTGAACTTCACCTGGGATCCGTCGATCAACGCGCTGCGGGCGGCGGTCGACGGCATCGGTTGA
- a CDS encoding AfsR/SARP family transcriptional regulator: MRIWDGAQWAPVTAPHHRIVLAVLLAEAGRPVSRDRLVDEIWGGRPTRTAASAVNGYVMRLRRLLRAGDAGDVVSRAAGYELVSGEDMIDTQVFERMVRAGKREAAEGRVADAVRQLSGGLALWRGPALADVPETLTVSAEAARMEQLRLAAYEERFAAQLELGQHTEIVEELAALAGAHPTRERLCRHLMVSLYRCGRRAEALEAYRRVRDVLVDETGIEPGPELRDVERAVLTDDRSLAAPAVRPVTPAQLPAVATHFAGRREPLAALDALADQQPAPPVVVTGLAGVGKTALAVRWGHAARDRFPDGQLYVDLRGSSPRPPVTPMAALAGFLQALGVPVDQIPAEPDEAVGLYRSVTALRRILVVLDNAGEPDQVRPLLPGGAGCMVLVTSREQLRGLTAREGAVRLRLDVLSRDEADDLLAMLLPGAGGPDTAELARLCGYLPLAMRIAAANLRAELTPIGRYNQRLAAGDRLAVLGVPGDTATATVAAFDLSYEAQPPAARRVFRLLGVAPGDVVTPPAAAALAGVPVAEVEPLLDALARAHLLEQPAPGHYRWHDLVRLYARRRGAGEDTDREAALDRLYDHYLSTMDHAAGLLYPSVVRLPLPAGVSARHRVEFPTGAAALSWVEAERDNMIAAVVAAGPEHRTAAWRLTDHLRWHLDFTSPSAAWLPVTEAALAYARADDDALGQAAAHLSRATVLLATSRYAEALDDFRRALGFARRGGWAEGEGSALNNLAHVSFETGRLDLAARYSLEALEIDTRIGRFAGQLARLANLGNIRLQQGRLAEAVTYCEQVIELENQVDEWHGQGTAHGCLGEAYLLLGRYDEASAPLARALATHRRARARSCEADTLRLLAAVHGATGDLDRARRDAAEALRIAREVGDRWVEAHALLARADLDLRAGDAGPAIDHLRQVLALARGDGARHAEAQALIGLARAHRLPGATDTDEARAFASQALTMSREYGYELVEKAALAVLDEDVAPG, encoded by the coding sequence ATGCGGATCTGGGACGGCGCGCAGTGGGCGCCGGTCACGGCACCGCACCACCGCATCGTGCTGGCGGTGTTGCTGGCCGAGGCCGGGCGACCGGTGAGCAGGGATCGACTGGTCGACGAGATCTGGGGCGGCCGTCCCACCCGGACGGCGGCCAGTGCCGTCAACGGGTACGTCATGCGTCTGCGCCGGCTGCTGCGTGCCGGTGACGCCGGCGACGTGGTCAGCCGTGCGGCCGGCTACGAGCTGGTGTCCGGCGAGGACATGATCGACACCCAGGTGTTCGAGCGGATGGTGCGCGCCGGGAAGCGGGAGGCCGCCGAGGGGCGGGTCGCCGACGCGGTACGGCAGCTCTCCGGCGGTCTGGCGCTGTGGCGTGGCCCGGCGCTCGCCGACGTGCCCGAGACGCTCACCGTCTCGGCGGAGGCGGCCCGCATGGAGCAACTGCGACTGGCGGCGTACGAGGAACGCTTCGCCGCGCAACTGGAGCTGGGCCAGCACACCGAGATCGTCGAGGAACTGGCCGCGCTCGCGGGCGCGCATCCGACGCGTGAGCGGCTCTGCCGACACCTGATGGTGTCGCTCTACCGCTGCGGGCGGCGCGCCGAGGCGCTCGAGGCGTACCGCCGGGTCCGTGACGTGCTCGTCGACGAGACCGGGATCGAGCCGGGACCGGAGCTGCGGGACGTGGAACGTGCCGTCCTCACCGACGACCGGAGCCTCGCCGCGCCCGCCGTCCGGCCGGTGACTCCGGCGCAGTTGCCGGCCGTGGCCACGCACTTCGCCGGTCGCCGCGAGCCGCTGGCGGCCCTGGACGCCCTCGCCGACCAGCAGCCCGCGCCGCCGGTGGTCGTCACGGGTCTGGCCGGGGTCGGCAAGACGGCTCTGGCCGTTCGGTGGGGACATGCGGCGCGGGACCGGTTTCCCGACGGCCAGCTCTACGTTGACCTGCGCGGCAGCTCACCCCGGCCACCGGTGACCCCGATGGCCGCGCTCGCCGGATTCCTGCAGGCGTTGGGCGTACCGGTGGACCAGATCCCGGCGGAGCCGGACGAAGCGGTCGGGCTCTACCGCAGCGTGACCGCCCTGCGGCGGATCCTCGTCGTGCTCGACAACGCCGGGGAGCCCGACCAGGTCCGTCCGCTGCTGCCCGGGGGCGCCGGCTGCATGGTGCTGGTGACCAGCCGCGAGCAACTGCGTGGCCTGACCGCCCGCGAGGGCGCGGTCCGGCTGCGGCTGGACGTGCTCTCCCGGGACGAGGCCGACGACCTGCTGGCCATGCTGCTGCCCGGGGCCGGCGGGCCGGACACGGCGGAACTCGCCCGGCTCTGCGGCTACCTTCCGCTGGCCATGCGCATCGCCGCCGCCAACCTGCGCGCCGAGCTGACCCCGATCGGGCGGTACAACCAGCGGCTCGCCGCCGGTGACCGGCTGGCGGTGCTCGGTGTTCCCGGTGACACCGCGACGGCCACCGTCGCCGCCTTCGACCTGTCGTACGAGGCGCAGCCACCGGCCGCCCGCCGGGTGTTCCGGCTGCTGGGCGTCGCTCCGGGGGACGTGGTCACCCCGCCGGCCGCGGCGGCCCTGGCCGGCGTGCCGGTGGCCGAGGTGGAGCCGCTGCTCGACGCCCTCGCCCGGGCCCACCTGTTGGAGCAGCCCGCTCCCGGTCACTACCGCTGGCACGACCTGGTCCGCCTCTACGCCCGGCGACGCGGCGCGGGCGAGGACACCGACCGGGAGGCCGCGCTCGACCGCCTGTACGACCACTACCTGTCCACCATGGACCACGCCGCCGGCCTGCTCTATCCGAGTGTCGTCCGGCTGCCGCTGCCGGCGGGGGTGAGCGCGCGGCACCGGGTCGAGTTCCCCACCGGCGCCGCGGCGCTGAGCTGGGTGGAGGCGGAGCGGGACAACATGATCGCCGCCGTCGTGGCCGCCGGGCCGGAGCACCGTACGGCCGCCTGGCGGCTCACCGACCACCTGCGGTGGCACCTGGACTTCACCTCGCCGTCGGCGGCGTGGCTGCCGGTGACCGAGGCCGCGTTGGCGTACGCACGAGCGGACGACGACGCGCTGGGGCAGGCCGCCGCACACCTGAGCCGGGCCACCGTCCTGCTGGCCACCAGCCGGTACGCCGAGGCGCTCGACGACTTCCGGCGGGCGCTCGGGTTCGCCCGGCGCGGCGGTTGGGCCGAGGGCGAGGGCAGCGCGTTGAACAACCTCGCCCACGTGTCGTTCGAGACCGGCAGGCTGGACCTGGCCGCCCGCTACAGCCTGGAGGCGCTGGAGATCGACACCAGGATCGGCCGGTTCGCCGGCCAGTTGGCGCGGTTGGCCAACCTCGGCAACATCCGTCTCCAGCAGGGCCGGCTGGCCGAGGCCGTCACCTACTGCGAGCAGGTCATCGAACTGGAGAACCAGGTCGACGAGTGGCACGGGCAGGGCACCGCGCACGGCTGTCTGGGCGAGGCGTACCTGCTGCTCGGCCGCTACGACGAGGCGTCGGCCCCGCTGGCCCGGGCGCTGGCCACCCACCGCCGGGCCCGCGCCCGCAGCTGTGAGGCCGACACCCTGCGACTGCTGGCGGCGGTGCACGGGGCGACCGGTGACCTCGACCGGGCACGCCGCGACGCGGCCGAGGCGCTACGGATCGCCCGTGAGGTCGGCGACCGGTGGGTCGAGGCGCACGCCCTGCTCGCCCGGGCCGACCTCGATCTACGGGCCGGCGACGCCGGCCCGGCGATCGACCACCTGCGCCAGGTGCTCGCCCTGGCCCGGGGCGACGGGGCCCGACACGCCGAGGCGCAGGCGTTGATCGGTCTGGCCCGGGCCCACCGGTTACCCGGGGCGACCGATACCGACGAGGCGCGCGCGTTCGCGTCGCAGGCGTTGACCATGTCCCGGGAGTACGGCTACGAGCTGGTGGAGAAGGCCGCGCTGGCGGTGCTGGATGAGGACGTCGCCCCCGGTTGA
- a CDS encoding low temperature requirement protein A: MGAHHAGAGVGLLRDRRSGQQATFAELFFDLVVVFALTRLAAQAVPGLSADAPGDRWLAAARTLLLFLPLTWAWTITSYVTARFEPRRSGVRLAVVVSAFGLFMMASAVPAAFGARGMIFALSYVLLQMGRTLGFGLLLGGHGLQRLYFRAGAWYCLGAIPWLWGATTPPGTRTVLWTVAIAVDLGAARLGWPIPRLGRGRAGAWETGGDHLSDRYRQFLMVALGEGVISIGVAYTSEGAPEVSHTCVVVASFVTTVLLWRIYFFRSGEVLAEAVRLARDRAAFGRKVAFTHTVMIFGIVMVAVGYGLALEHPFGRPYPVWLAFVLGGPLIYLLGRARLEQLVFARLSPRRLVGVGSLILLAWPTYAAGLLIGSVAAAAVLLLVALLDARAALRVPDEQPVPAGGRTDQGTPAPPSR, translated from the coding sequence ATGGGCGCGCACCACGCGGGCGCGGGCGTCGGGCTGCTGCGGGACCGGCGCAGCGGTCAGCAGGCGACGTTCGCCGAGTTGTTCTTCGACCTGGTGGTGGTGTTCGCACTCACCCGGCTGGCCGCGCAGGCCGTACCCGGCCTGTCGGCCGACGCGCCGGGCGACAGGTGGCTGGCGGCCGCCCGTACGCTCCTGCTGTTCCTCCCCCTGACCTGGGCGTGGACCATCACGTCGTACGTGACCGCCCGCTTCGAGCCACGCCGCTCCGGGGTGCGCCTGGCGGTGGTGGTCAGCGCCTTCGGGCTCTTCATGATGGCCTCGGCCGTGCCCGCCGCGTTCGGGGCCCGCGGGATGATCTTCGCGCTGTCGTACGTCCTGCTGCAGATGGGCCGGACGCTGGGCTTCGGCCTCCTGCTGGGCGGCCACGGACTCCAACGCCTGTACTTCCGTGCCGGCGCCTGGTACTGCCTCGGCGCCATCCCCTGGCTGTGGGGCGCGACCACCCCGCCGGGCACGCGCACGGTGCTCTGGACCGTCGCCATCGCGGTGGATCTCGGCGCGGCCCGACTCGGCTGGCCGATTCCCCGACTCGGTCGCGGCCGGGCCGGGGCCTGGGAGACCGGGGGCGATCACCTGAGCGACAGGTACCGGCAGTTCCTGATGGTCGCCCTCGGCGAGGGCGTCATCTCGATCGGCGTCGCCTACACCAGCGAGGGCGCGCCCGAGGTGTCGCACACCTGCGTCGTGGTGGCGTCGTTCGTGACCACGGTCCTGCTGTGGCGGATCTACTTCTTCCGGTCCGGTGAGGTGCTCGCCGAGGCGGTCCGCCTGGCCCGGGACCGCGCCGCCTTCGGCCGCAAGGTGGCGTTCACCCACACCGTCATGATCTTCGGGATCGTGATGGTGGCGGTGGGTTACGGACTGGCGCTGGAACATCCCTTCGGACGGCCGTATCCGGTCTGGCTGGCCTTCGTGCTCGGCGGCCCGCTGATCTACCTGCTGGGACGCGCACGGCTGGAGCAGCTCGTCTTCGCGCGGCTGTCGCCCCGCCGGCTCGTCGGCGTCGGAAGCCTGATCCTGCTCGCCTGGCCGACCTACGCCGCCGGCCTGCTGATCGGCTCCGTCGCGGCCGCGGCGGTGCTGCTCCTCGTCGCGTTGCTCGACGCCCGCGCCGCGCTGCGCGTTCCCGACGAACAGCCGGTGCCCGCAGGTGGGCGCACCGACCAGGGGACGCCGGCACCACCGTCGCGGTGA
- a CDS encoding alpha/beta fold hydrolase: protein MSTGVWQPFRGPLHYLGLPGSVAPPIWREHRITRELAALRMARPAPPAPPEPGAPVLVVPGFAAGDDRVALLRQWLRDGGWDARSTGLTDGRRCSSRDLAVVEDALLRIHAETGRPVTLVGHSRGGMFAKALAVRHPQRVRALVTLGSPLTDPFGIHLAVRLLTLWMATMTRLGRRDWVRNCPFGDCCRQVHDDVLAPAPPGLPFTSIASRSDGIVSWHASQDPAARCVTVDSSHGGMVAHPDVWAAIATALTTSDPDGRTSGA, encoded by the coding sequence GTGAGCACCGGAGTGTGGCAACCGTTCCGGGGACCGCTGCACTACCTCGGACTGCCGGGCAGCGTGGCCCCGCCGATCTGGCGCGAGCACCGGATCACGCGCGAACTGGCCGCACTGCGCATGGCGCGTCCCGCTCCGCCGGCACCGCCCGAGCCGGGCGCGCCGGTGCTCGTCGTGCCCGGTTTCGCCGCCGGGGACGACCGGGTGGCGCTGCTGCGGCAGTGGTTGCGCGACGGCGGCTGGGACGCCCGCTCGACCGGGCTCACCGACGGTCGCCGCTGCTCCAGCCGGGACCTCGCGGTGGTCGAGGACGCCCTGCTGCGCATCCACGCCGAGACCGGCCGCCCGGTCACCCTGGTCGGGCACAGCCGCGGCGGGATGTTCGCCAAGGCGCTCGCCGTCCGCCACCCGCAGCGGGTACGGGCCCTGGTCACGCTCGGCTCCCCGCTGACCGACCCGTTCGGCATCCACCTGGCGGTCCGCCTGCTCACCCTGTGGATGGCCACCATGACCCGGCTCGGCCGCCGCGACTGGGTCCGCAACTGCCCCTTCGGCGACTGCTGCCGGCAGGTCCACGACGACGTCCTCGCGCCCGCTCCCCCGGGCCTGCCGTTCACCTCCATCGCCAGCCGCAGCGACGGCATCGTGTCCTGGCACGCCTCCCAGGACCCCGCCGCCCGCTGCGTCACCGTGGACAGCTCGCACGGCGGGATGGTCGCCCACCCGGACGTGTGGGCGGCGATCGCCACCGCCCTGACGACCAGCGACCCTGACGGGCGCACCTCGGGCGCGTAG